A genomic window from Quercus lobata isolate SW786 chromosome 10, ValleyOak3.0 Primary Assembly, whole genome shotgun sequence includes:
- the LOC115963343 gene encoding nucleolar GTP-binding protein 1-like yields MVQYNFKNITVVPNGKDFIDIILSRTQRQTPTVVHKGYAISRLRQFYMRKVKYTQTNYYDKLSTIIDEFPRLDDIHPFYGDLLHVLYNKDHYKLALGQINTARNLISKIAKDYVRLLKYGDSLYRCKCLKVAALGRMCTVIKRVAPSLAYLEQIRQHMARLPSIDPNTRTVLICGYPNVGKSSFINKITRADVDVQPYAFTTKSLFVGHTDYKYLRYQVIDTPGILDRPFEDRNIIEMCSITALAHLRAAVLFFLDISGSCGYTIAQQAALFHSIKSLFMNKPLTIVCNKTDLQPLEGLSEEDMKLVMEMKAEAMKTVIGQGGEPTDDQGVLLTMSTLTEDGVIAVKNAACERLLDQRVEIKMKSKKINDCLNRFHVAIPKPRDQKERPPCIPQAVLEAKAKQAAEKEKRKTEKDLENENGGAGVYSASLKKNYILANDEWKEDVLPEILDGHNVYDFIDPDILQRLEELEQEEGLRQAEEVDDDFEMDGKELTPEEQQALAEIRKKKSLLIQQHRIKKSTAESRPIVPRKFDKDKQFTTRRMGRQLSALGLDPSKAIDRARSRSRGRKRERSPANDGGDAMDMDVDTPNKRLRMRSRSRSRSVSRPPGELVPGEGFRDSAQKVKAQKLAKKSSKKRNKDARRGEADRVIPTLKPKHLFSGKRSSGKTDRR; encoded by the coding sequence ATGGTGCAGTATAATTTTAAGAACATTACTGTAGTTCCAAATGGGAAGGACTTCATTGATATAATTTTGTCTCGTACTCAACGGCAAACGCCGACTGTTGTCCATAAGGGCTATGCTATCTCTCGCCTACGCCAATTTTATATGCGTAAAGTGAAGTATACCCAGACGAACTATTATGACAAGCTATCTACAATCATCGACGAGTTTCCTCGTCTTGATGATATCCATCCTTTTTATGGAGATCTTCTTCATGTGCTCTACAACAAAGATCACTACAAGCTTGCCCTTGGCCAAATCAATACCGCAAGGAATCTGATTAGTAAGATTGCTAAAGATTATGTCAGGTTGTTGAAGTATGGCGATTCGTTGTACCGATGCAAGTGTCTGAAGGTTGCTGCTCTTGGTCGCATGTGCACTGTCATAAAAAGGGTTGCTCCTAGTTTGGCTTACTTAGAACAGATCAGACAGCATATGGCTAGGCTACCTTCGATTGATCCAAATACTCGGACGGTCTTGATTTGTGGGTATCCCAATGTGGGCAAGAGTTCCTTCATTAACAAGATCACTAGAGCTGATGTGGATGTCCAGCCCTATGCTTTCACCACAAAGTCGCTCTTTGTCGGTCATACAGACTATAAGTACCTAAGGTATCAAGTCATTGATACACCTGGTATTTTGGACCGGCCTTTTGAGGATCGCAATATTATTGAGATGTGCAGTATCACAGCTTTGGCACATCTTCGAGCTGCAGTGTTGTTCTTCTTAGACATCTCGGGGTCTTGTGGATATACCATTGCACAACAGGCTGCACTTTTTCACAGCATTAAGTCTCTGTTTATGAACAAACCGTTGACTATTGTATGCAACAAGACTGATTTGCAACCACTTGAAGGTTTATCAGAGGAAGATATGAAGTTGGTCATGGAGATGAAAGCTGAAGCTATGAAGACAGTGATTGGTCAAGGAGGTGAGCCTACTGATGACCAAGGGGTGCTGCTGACCATGAGTACTTTGACTGAGGATGGGGTAATTGCTGTGAAAAATGCAGCTTGTGAGAGGTTATTGGATCAGAGGGTTGAAATAAAGATGAAATCCAAAAAGATAAATGATTGCTTAAATCGTTTTCATGTTGCGATTCCAAAGCCACGGGACCAGAAGGAAAGGCCACCTTGTATACCTCAGGCAGTTTTGGAAGCTAAAGCGAAGCAAGCAGCAGAGAAGGAAAAGAGGAAAACTGAAAAGGATTTGGAGAATGAGAATGGTGGTGCAGGAGTATACTCTGCTAGTTTGAAGAAGAATTATATCTTAGCTAATGATGAATGGAAAGAAGATGTATTGCCAGAAATTCTTGATGGGCACAATGTGTATGACTTCATTGATCCTGATATTTTACAAAGGCTTGAGGAGTTGGAACAAGAAGAAGGGCTAAGGCAGGCAGAGGAAGttgatgatgattttgagaTGGATGGCAAGGAATTGACTCCGGAAGAGCAACAAGCATTGGCTGagattagaaaaaagaaaagcttacTCATTCAACAGCACAGGATCAAGAAAAGCACTGCAGAGAGCCGGCCTATTGTACCAAGAAAGTTTGACAAGGACAAGCAGTTCACAACCAGGAGAATGGGAAGGCAGCTATCTGCTTTGGGGCTGGATCCATCTAAGGCCATTGATCGAGCCCGTAGTAGGTCGAGAGGTCGGAAGAGGGAGAGGTCACCTGCTAATGATGGTGGTGATGCTATGGATAtggatgtggacacacctaaCAAGAGGCTGCGAATGAGGTCTAGATCCCGATCAAGGTCAGTCTCACGGCCACCGGGTGAACTTGTCCCTGGAGAGGGCTTCAGGGACTCTGCTCAAAAGGTTAAGGCACAAAAGCTTGCAAAGAAATCTTCCAAGAAGAGGAACAAGGATGCACGTCGTGGTGAGGCAGATAGGGTAATACCTACTTTGAAACCAAAGCATTTGTTCTCTGGGAAGCGGTCCAGCGGAAAAACTGATAGACGTTGA
- the LOC115963344 gene encoding UDP-glycosyltransferase 74F2-like, with protein sequence MENKGYGAHVLALPYPSQGHINPMLHFSKRLASKGLRATFVTTHFIYKTFQPEPSDSVQFDTISDGYDEGGFYQSESIHDYLTRFEDNGSKTLANLIMKYKELGHPIDCLVYDAFLPWALDVAKQFGLVAVAFFTQACAVNFIYYYTHHGLLKLPVSSTPVSIPGMPLLELQDMPSFIYDNGSYPAYFEMVLKQFSNTDKADWIVVNTFYKLEAEVVDAMSKICPLLTIGPTVPSKYLDNRVKNDNRYGLNLFTLESSINIINWLDTKPAGSVVFVSFGSMANLSNMQMEELALGFKGSNYYFLWVVRASEEAKLPKTFVEDIGEKGMVVNWCLQMEVLSHKAIGCFFTHCGWNSTVETLSLGVPMVGMPQWTDQTTDAKFVQDVWKVGIRVKVDENGIVGREEIEFCIREVMEGERGKEMKENAIKWKGLALEAVSEGGTSDKNIDEIVSKLIH encoded by the exons ATGGAAAACAAAGGCTATGGAGCCCATGTGTTGGCACTGCCTTACCCAAGTCAAGGCCACATAAACCCAATGCTCCATTTCTCTAAGAGGTTAGCCTCCAAAGGACTTAGAGCCACATTTGTCACCACCCATTTCATCTACAAGACCTTTCAGCCTGAGCCCTCAGACTCTGTCCAATTTGACACAATATCTGATGGCTATGATGAGGGTGGCTTTTACCAATCAGAGAGCATCCATGACTATCTCACTCGTTTTGAAGATAATGGGTCCAAGACCTTAGCCAATCTCATCATGAAGTATAAAGAGTTGGGGCACCCAATTGATTGCTTAGTCTATGATGCTTTTTTGCCTTGGGCTTTGGATGTGGCCAAACAATTTGGCTTAGTTGCAGTTGCATTTTTCACCCAAGCATGTGctgttaatttcatatattattatacgCATCATGGGCTTTTGAAGCTCCCAGTTTCATCAACACCAGTGTCCATTCCTGGAATGCCGTTGCTTGAGCTACAAGACATGCCATCCTTCATCTATGATAATGGATCATATCCAGCTTATTTTGAGATGGTGCTGAAGCAATTTTCTAACACTGATAAAGCCGATTGGATTGTTGTCAACACCTTCTACAAGTTAGAGGCTGAG GTGGTGGATGCAATGTCAAAAATTTGTCCATTGTTGACAATTGGGCCAACAGTTCCATCTAAGTACCTTGACAACCGAGTCAAGAATGATAACCGTTATGGGCTTAACCTCTTCACTTTAGAGTCCTCTATTAATATCATCAATTGGCTCGACACCAAGCCAGCAGGGTCTGTTGTTTTTGTGTCATTTGGTAGCATGGCCAATTTAAGCAACATGCAAATGGAGGAATTGGCTTTGGGTTTTAAGGGAAGCAATTACTACTTTTTGTGGGTTGTTAGGGCTTCAGAGGAAGCAAAGCTCCCAAAAACGTTTGTGGAAGATATTGGAGAGAAAGGCATGGTGGTGAATTGGTGCCTTCAAATGGAAGTGCTATCACATAAGGCTATTGGGTGCTTTTTTACTCATTGTGGGTGGAATTCTACGGTTGAGACATTGAGCTTGGGAGTGCCAATGGTGGGTATGCCACAATGGACCGACCAAACAACAGATGCCAAGTTTGTTCAGGATGTGTGGAAGGTGGGAATTAGGGTTAAGGTTGATGAGAATGGGATTGTGGGTAGAGAAGAGATTGAGTTTTGCATAAGGGAAGTAATGGAGGGTGAGAGAGgtaaagaaatgaaagagaatgcTATAAAATGGAAGGGCTTGGCTCTAGAGGCAGTCAGTGAGGGAGGCACTTCGGACAAGAACATTGATGAAATTGTATCTAAATTGATACACTAG
- the LOC115963493 gene encoding UDP-glycosyltransferase 74F2-like: MENKAYRGHVLALPYPSQGHINPLLQFSKRLVSKGLKATLATTLFIHNTMQPQSSSSLQFDTISDGYDEGGFAQAESIHAYLNRMETIGSKTLADLIIKNKNTANPIDCIIYDPFLPWALEVAKKFGIFGAAFFTQTCAVNFIYYHVHHGLLKLPITSTPISIPGLPVLELEDMPSFISVPGSYPAYFEMVLNQFSSSDNADAILVNTFYELEPEAVDSMSKVCQLLPIGPTIPSFYLDKCLENDNDYGPNLFVSDSFVCNNWLNTKPEGSVIYLSFGSMASLSNKQMEELAFALKGSKFHFLWVVMASEEAKLPEKFVEEIGNKGLVVQWCSQLEVLSNKAIGCFLTHCGWNSTLEALSLGVPMVGLPQWTDQTTTAKYVQDVWKVGVRAKVCENGIVEREEIEFCIKEVMEGEKGKDFQKNAMKWRELAIKAISEGGSSDKNIDEFVSKFINS; encoded by the exons atggaAAACAAAGCATATAGAGGCCATGTCTTAGCTTTACCATATCCAAGCCAAGGCCACATAAATCCATTGCTCCAATTCTCTAAACGTTTGGTCTCCAAAGGGCTTAAAGCTACACTAGCCACAACCCTTTTCATCCACAACACCATGCAACCCCAATCATCAAGCTCTCTCCAATTTGACACAATATCAGATGGCTATGATGAAGGTGGGTTCGCCCAAGCAGAGAGTATCCATGCATATCTCAATCGTATGGAAACTATAGGCTCAAAAACACTGGCTGACCTTAttataaagaacaaaaacacaGCAAACCCAATTGATTGCATAATCTATGACCCTTTTTTGCCTTGGGCTTTGGAAGTAGCTAAAAAGTTTGGTATATTTGGAGCTGCTTTCTTCACTCAAACTTGTGCTGTGAATTTTATATACTATCATGTGCATCATGGACTATTGAAGCTGCCAATTACTTCCACACCCATCTCAATTCCTGGTTTACCTGTGCTTGAGCTTGAAGATATGCCATCTTTCATCAGTGTGCCTGGATCGTACCCAGCTTACTTTGAGATGGTGCTCAATCAATTTTCTAGCTCAGATAATGCCGATGCAATTCTTGTCAACACTTTCTACGAGCTAGAGCCTGAG GCGGTGGACTCCATGTCAAAAGTATGTCAATTACTGCCAATTGGACCAACAATTCCATCTTTCTATTTAGACAAATGTCTAGAAAATGACAATGATTATGGGCCTAACCTTTTTGTATCAGACTCATTTGTTTGCAATAATTGGCTCAACACTAAGCCAGAAGGATCTGTTATTTATTTGTCCTTTGGTAGCATGGCTAGTTTAAGCAACAAGCAAATGGAGGAGTTGGCATTTGCTTTAAAAGGAAGTAAATTCCATTTCTTGTGGGTTGTTATGGCTTCTGAGGAAGCAAAGCTCCCTGAAAAGTTTGTGGAAGAGATAGGAAATAAAGGGTTGGTAGTGCAATGGTGCTCCCAATTAGAAGTGCTATCAAATAAGGCAATTGGGTGCTTTTTAACACATTGTGGTTGGAATTCAACCTTGGAGGCATTAAGCTTGGGAGTGCCAATGGTGGGGTTGCCACAATGGACCGATCAAACTACAACTGCCAAGTATGTTCAGGATGTGTGGAAGGTAGGAGTGAGGGCTAAAGTTTGTGAAAATGGCATTGTTGAAAGAGAAGAGATTGAGTTTTGCATTAAGGAAGTAATGGAGGGCGAGAAAGGGAAAGATTTCCAAAAGAATGCTATGAAATGGAGGGAATTGGCTATAAAGGCTATTAGTGAGGGTGGCAGTTCAGACAAGAATATTGATGAATTTGTCTCCAAATTCATAAACTCCTAA